From Enhydrobacter sp., the proteins below share one genomic window:
- a CDS encoding TIGR02302 family protein, producing the protein MALSQTTTIGAPGLERKIGLAWMALAWERLWPRSTPLLSFAALFVAAAHLDLFAGLDPWVHSGLLGTLAVTFVALAWWQLRGFVSPSREEAVRRLEKDSGVPHRPLVAVQDTMAAGEGDAMASALWEAHRRREAARLAALTNGPAHPGLAVLDTWALRFLPLLALVVAVAIAGGWRNDRMAAAFTPAFPPPPPVVANLWIAPPAYTGKAPIYLDMADPDKLLRVPVGSKLAGFVDDVRGRHPPKLVIDGQESEFATVGKGKFQIERVIDQGTQITLQARGDAQARWKLHVIPDLAPTIEFARPIAVDKWSTKIEYIAGDDFGITGVQLQIRLHGSVLGADMLSDDEEPEVMRVDLPVAGNAKKVADTFVRDLTSSPWAGLKVTVMLFATDALGQKGRSAVETFLLPERVFNDATARALIVLRKALTRDPKSQRLDVVDGMRMIQARPESYRDDPVVQLGLRLGAARLAQSGDKPTIVESQKLLWDLAMRLESGTLSDAERQLEQARQELRDAIQRQAGDEEIERLIQQLYDAMNRWQKELAERMQDPEERRRMQEQAEKMDPNNTMTSDDLQKMLDKIREMAREGRREEAKRLLEELRKMMENATPMMANPNQQRRQGQQQGQQGQGNQQGREMMNQLDRLSRRQNQLLGESERQGRQQQQRGQRGQQGQQGQQGQQGQQGQQGQQGQQPGDGQWGDNQGSQQEGLRGQLGDFMRRLDENGMGMPESLGRAERSMREAEEALRRGDARDAARAQRRALDNLQQGMGDLAEQMRQRGPGNGQDIAEIEERERRSEERDPLGRSDGNFGDSVDTGVDKVPLELERQRSREILDELRRRAGEQMRPKDELDYIDRLLKTY; encoded by the coding sequence ATGGCGCTCAGCCAAACCACGACGATCGGAGCCCCGGGACTGGAGCGCAAGATCGGCTTGGCGTGGATGGCGCTGGCTTGGGAGCGGCTGTGGCCGCGATCGACGCCGCTGCTGTCCTTTGCGGCCCTGTTCGTCGCGGCGGCGCATCTCGACCTCTTCGCCGGTCTCGATCCCTGGGTGCATAGCGGCTTGCTCGGCACGTTGGCCGTCACCTTCGTGGCGCTCGCCTGGTGGCAGCTGCGCGGCTTCGTATCGCCAAGCCGCGAGGAGGCGGTGCGGCGCCTCGAAAAGGATTCGGGCGTTCCCCATCGGCCGCTCGTCGCCGTGCAGGACACCATGGCGGCGGGCGAAGGCGACGCCATGGCGTCGGCCCTGTGGGAGGCCCATCGCCGACGCGAGGCGGCGCGGCTGGCGGCACTCACCAATGGTCCGGCGCATCCCGGCCTCGCCGTGCTCGATACCTGGGCGCTGCGCTTCCTGCCGTTGCTGGCGCTCGTCGTCGCCGTCGCGATCGCCGGCGGCTGGCGCAACGATCGCATGGCGGCAGCCTTCACGCCCGCTTTTCCGCCGCCGCCGCCGGTGGTCGCCAATCTCTGGATCGCGCCGCCGGCCTACACCGGAAAGGCGCCGATCTATCTCGACATGGCCGACCCCGACAAGCTGCTGCGCGTGCCGGTCGGCAGCAAGCTCGCGGGCTTCGTCGACGACGTGCGCGGCCGCCATCCGCCCAAGCTGGTGATCGACGGCCAGGAGAGCGAGTTCGCCACCGTCGGCAAGGGCAAGTTCCAGATCGAGCGGGTGATCGACCAGGGCACGCAGATCACGCTGCAGGCGCGGGGCGACGCCCAAGCCAGGTGGAAGCTCCATGTCATTCCCGACCTCGCCCCCACCATCGAGTTCGCCCGGCCGATCGCGGTCGACAAGTGGTCGACCAAGATCGAGTACATCGCCGGCGACGATTTCGGCATCACCGGCGTGCAGTTGCAGATCCGCCTGCATGGGTCGGTGCTCGGCGCCGACATGCTGAGCGACGACGAGGAACCGGAGGTGATGCGCGTCGACCTGCCGGTCGCGGGCAACGCCAAGAAGGTCGCCGACACGTTCGTGCGCGATCTCACCAGCTCGCCGTGGGCCGGCCTCAAGGTCACGGTGATGCTGTTCGCCACCGACGCGCTGGGCCAGAAGGGCCGTAGTGCGGTCGAGACGTTCCTGCTGCCCGAGCGCGTGTTCAACGACGCCACGGCGCGCGCCCTGATCGTCCTGCGCAAGGCGCTGACGCGCGACCCCAAATCGCAGCGCCTCGACGTCGTCGACGGCATGCGCATGATCCAGGCCCGCCCGGAGAGCTACCGCGACGATCCGGTGGTGCAACTCGGGCTGAGGCTGGGCGCGGCGCGCCTCGCCCAGAGCGGCGACAAGCCGACCATCGTCGAGAGCCAGAAGCTGCTGTGGGATCTCGCCATGCGTCTCGAGTCGGGCACCCTGTCCGATGCCGAGCGCCAGCTCGAGCAGGCGCGGCAGGAATTGCGCGACGCCATCCAGCGCCAGGCCGGCGACGAGGAGATCGAGCGGCTGATCCAGCAGCTCTACGACGCCATGAACCGCTGGCAGAAGGAGCTGGCGGAGCGCATGCAGGATCCGGAGGAACGTCGCCGCATGCAGGAGCAGGCGGAGAAGATGGATCCCAACAACACCATGACCTCCGATGACCTGCAGAAGATGCTGGACAAGATCCGCGAGATGGCGCGGGAGGGCCGCCGCGAGGAGGCCAAGCGCCTGCTCGAGGAGCTGCGCAAGATGATGGAGAACGCCACGCCGATGATGGCGAACCCCAATCAGCAGCGCCGCCAGGGCCAGCAGCAGGGCCAGCAGGGCCAGGGCAACCAGCAGGGCCGCGAGATGATGAACCAGCTCGACCGGCTGTCGCGGCGCCAGAACCAGCTGCTGGGCGAATCCGAGCGGCAGGGGCGCCAGCAGCAGCAACGCGGTCAGCGCGGCCAGCAAGGCCAGCAGGGTCAACAAGGGCAGCAAGGGCAGCAAGGCCAACAGGGGCAGCAGGGCCAGCAGCCGGGCGACGGTCAGTGGGGCGACAACCAGGGCAGCCAGCAGGAGGGCCTGCGCGGCCAGCTCGGCGATTTCATGCGCAGGCTCGACGAGAACGGCATGGGCATGCCCGAGTCGCTGGGGCGCGCGGAACGTTCCATGCGCGAGGCTGAGGAGGCGCTGCGGCGCGGCGATGCGCGCGACGCCGCCCGCGCCCAGCGCCGCGCGCTCGACAATCTCCAGCAGGGCATGGGCGATCTCGCCGAGCAGATGCGTCAGCGCGGCCCCGGCAACGGCCAGGATATCGCCGAGATCGAGGAGCGCGAGCGGCGCAGCGAGGAACGCGACCCGCTCGGTCGTTCGGACGGCAATTTCGGCGACTCGGTCGATACCGGCGTCGACAAGGTGCCGCTCGAGCTCGAGCGGCAGCGCAGCCGGGAAATCCTCGATGAACTGCGTCGCCGCGCCGGCGAGCAGATGCGTCCCAAGGACGAACTCGACTACATCGACCGGCTGCTCAAGACTTACTGA
- the hpt gene encoding hypoxanthine phosphoribosyltransferase, with protein MPDRPKVSIRFSAAEIAMRVDEMAKELAAKLPADTLVVSVLKGSFVFAADLIRALSHAGADWSMDFLTLSSYGTATQTSGSVKVVRDIVDDVRGRDVLLVDDILESGLTLGFAKNFLKERGANRVWVCTLLDKPGKRRAELEADFVGFRCGDEFLVGYGLDWAHRFRGLPYIGVVEKSAG; from the coding sequence ATGCGGGTCGACGAGATGGCGAAGGAGCTGGCGGCAAAACTGCCCGCGGACACACTCGTGGTCTCCGTGCTCAAGGGCAGCTTCGTGTTCGCCGCCGACCTGATCCGGGCGCTGAGCCATGCCGGCGCCGACTGGTCGATGGACTTCCTGACGCTGTCGAGCTACGGCACCGCCACCCAGACATCGGGCAGCGTCAAGGTGGTGCGCGACATCGTCGACGACGTGCGCGGCCGCGACGTGCTGCTGGTCGACGACATCCTCGAATCGGGTCTCACGCTGGGGTTCGCCAAGAACTTCCTCAAGGAGCGCGGCGCCAACCGGGTGTGGGTCTGCACGCTGCTCGACAAGCCGGGAAAACGCCGCGCCGAGCTGGAGGCCGATTTCGTCGGCTTCCGCTGCGGCGACGAATTCCTGGTCGGCTACGGCCTCGACTGGGCGCACCGCTTCCGCGGCCTGCCCTATATCGGGGTCGTGGAGAAGTCCGCGGGCTAG